A region from the Lolium perenne isolate Kyuss_39 chromosome 4, Kyuss_2.0, whole genome shotgun sequence genome encodes:
- the LOC127297035 gene encoding uncharacterized protein, which produces MARFAVVAAIVALFAVTAAAQGPMPAPRMAPLPAPPARSPATAPAPVATPPTAASPSPMASPPFPSMETPTEAPSAVTPSAMTPSAVSATPVGAPADAPASSAVYTSTVSFVAVAGALAAAIVF; this is translated from the coding sequence aTGGCTCGCTTCGCAGTGGTAGCCGCGATCGTCGCCCTCTTCGCCGTCACCGCCGCCGCACAGGGCCCCATGCCGGCGCCCAGGATGGCCCCGCTCCCCGCGCCCCCGGCGAGGTCCCCGGCCACCGCTCCTGCGCCGGTCGCCACTCCGCCAACCGCCGCGTCGCCGTCCCCGATGGCATCTCCCCCGTTCCCGTCCATGGAGACCCCGACCGAAGCTCCCTCCGCGGTGACCCCCTCGGCGATGACCCCCTCCGCGGTCTCCGCCACACCGGTCGGCGCGCCAGCTGACGCCCCCGCGAGCTCGGCCGTATACACGTCCACCGTCAGCTTCGTCGCCGTCGCCGGCgccctcgccgccgccatcgtgttcTAG
- the LOC127297037 gene encoding uncharacterized protein: protein MARFAVVAAIVAVLVVTAAAQGPMPAPRMAPLPAPPARSPATAPAPAPVATPPTAASPSPMASPPSPPMETPTEAPSAMTPSAVSVTPAGAPSDTPASSAVYTSTVSFVAVAGAVAAAMVF, encoded by the coding sequence ATGGCTCGCTTCGCCGTGGTCGCCGCGatcgtcgccgtcctcgtcgtcaccgccgccgcTCAGGGCCCCATGCCGGCGCCCAGGATGGCCCCGCTCCCCGCGCCACCAGCGAGGTCCCCGGCAACCGCCCCCGCCCCCGCGCCGGTCGCCACGCCGCCCACCGCTGCGTCGCCGTCCCCGATGGCATCTCCCCCGTCCCCGCCCATGGAGACCCCGACCGAGGCTCCCTCCGCGATGACCCCCTCCGCGGTCTCTGTCACACCGGCCGGCGCCCCCAGCGACACACCCGCGAGCTCCGCCGTCTACACGTCGACTGTCAGCTTCGTGGCCGTCGCCggggcggtcgccgccgccatggtGTTCTAG